One genomic segment of Triplophysa rosa linkage group LG22, Trosa_1v2, whole genome shotgun sequence includes these proteins:
- the LOC130545657 gene encoding transcriptional and immune response regulator-like — MSFYSPSGSRCVSPTVSGVRFDTAHRKKASANIFENINRDLLVKLFEKAGDTKAVERAKVILTHYQDPECISKALLTLQPDKKDRFMLITGLTRQSFTFR, encoded by the coding sequence ATGTCTTTCTACTCACCCTCAGGCTCGCGCTGCGTCAGTCCCACCGTCAGTGGCGTCCGGTTCGACACCGCGCACCGCAAGAAAGCGTCGGCAAACATCTTCGAGAACATCAACCGGGACTTGCTCGTTAAACTCTTTGAGAAAGCTGGAGACACGAAGGCGGTCGAGAGAGCAAAGGTCATTCTCACACATTACCAGGACCCCGAGTGCATCTCCAAAGCGCTCTTGACTCTTCAACCGGATAAAAAAGACAGATTTATGCTTATTACAGGACTGACGCGCCAGTCGTTTACATTTCGCTGA